A genomic stretch from Leptospira ellinghausenii includes:
- a CDS encoding M61 family metallopeptidase, whose translation MGKELEGKTISSETESKPSLQLQFEVSVFDLYKHYYQVRLTVETNQNQICFCLPNWTPGSYMIRDYATHLHKFEAINFTNQEPVSWEMVDLHRWKLNNLPPKFEITYIIYAFEDFTVRTNYLETEFGFINPPALFLYPEGRLDTPTTVEFKVSEFFPNIYTSLPRDENNFHKFYSNHFDELFDSPFHLSKKNSVFFTAGSTKHELLIEGDVSFDFKTKLSNDLQKITETQIQWMQESPNQSYLFVLNLSLPAYGGLEHKASSINYFNPELIHDDEEYKRLLELLSHEYFHLWNIKRIRPIALGPFDYQKPNLTRELWIAEGFTSFYDAYFLYHAGFLNLEEYLNKLQSDIFSLEDNDADFWMSLEESSFTAWTKYYKRNGNSHNITVSYYTKGGVLALCMNLFLLQESKDKKTIRHVFHKLNEVFVKEKQRGFTKQEFFDVTKEVTGVDLKLEFNEYLESPKPIPVDVYLDHIGIHRIQTDLVGDTGFKTKEKNGNLYVQKILHKLNYESIDLMLDDEILAINGKRATNSILQKLEKNLRPGEKFHLILSRAGKIKETMVTASGFYKTRKFVVSEDCSAEKKELREYFLRNIV comes from the coding sequence ATGGGAAAAGAGTTAGAAGGTAAAACAATCTCCTCGGAAACAGAGTCTAAGCCATCACTGCAATTACAATTTGAAGTGAGTGTATTTGACTTATACAAACACTATTACCAAGTGAGATTGACAGTCGAAACCAATCAAAATCAAATTTGTTTTTGTTTACCTAATTGGACTCCTGGGTCATACATGATCCGCGATTATGCAACCCACTTACATAAATTTGAAGCCATAAACTTTACTAATCAGGAACCTGTTTCTTGGGAAATGGTGGACTTACACCGCTGGAAATTAAACAACCTGCCTCCAAAATTTGAAATCACTTATATCATTTATGCATTTGAAGATTTTACTGTCAGAACCAACTATTTAGAAACAGAGTTTGGATTCATTAACCCACCCGCTCTCTTTTTATACCCAGAAGGGAGGTTGGATACACCTACCACAGTAGAGTTTAAAGTATCCGAATTTTTTCCAAACATTTATACAAGTTTACCAAGAGACGAAAATAATTTTCATAAATTTTATTCCAATCATTTTGATGAACTTTTTGATTCACCATTCCATCTCAGCAAAAAAAACTCAGTATTTTTTACTGCTGGATCCACCAAACATGAATTATTGATTGAAGGAGATGTTTCATTCGACTTCAAAACAAAACTCTCTAACGATTTACAAAAAATCACTGAAACACAAATCCAATGGATGCAAGAAAGTCCTAACCAATCTTACCTATTTGTTTTGAATTTAAGTTTACCTGCTTATGGTGGATTAGAACACAAAGCATCCAGTATCAATTATTTTAATCCAGAACTCATTCACGATGATGAAGAATACAAACGATTATTAGAACTTTTATCCCATGAATATTTTCACCTTTGGAATATCAAACGCATTCGCCCAATAGCTCTTGGACCATTTGATTACCAAAAACCAAATTTAACACGGGAACTTTGGATCGCAGAAGGTTTTACAAGTTTTTACGATGCGTATTTTTTATACCACGCAGGTTTCTTAAATTTAGAAGAATATTTAAACAAACTCCAATCTGATATCTTTTCTTTGGAAGACAATGATGCTGATTTTTGGATGAGTTTAGAAGAGTCTTCTTTCACTGCTTGGACTAAATATTATAAAAGGAATGGAAACAGTCATAATATAACGGTTTCTTATTACACAAAAGGTGGAGTCCTTGCATTGTGTATGAATTTATTCTTATTACAAGAATCCAAAGATAAAAAGACAATCAGGCATGTATTCCATAAACTAAATGAAGTTTTTGTAAAAGAAAAACAGAGAGGTTTCACCAAACAAGAGTTTTTTGATGTGACAAAAGAAGTTACTGGTGTAGATTTAAAATTAGAATTTAATGAATATCTTGAATCCCCTAAACCAATCCCAGTCGATGTTTATTTGGATCATATTGGAATCCATCGGATACAAACGGATTTAGTTGGTGATACAGGATTTAAAACAAAAGAAAAAAACGGGAACCTTTATGTTCAAAAAATCCTTCATAAGTTAAATTACGAATCCATTGATTTAATGTTAGATGATGAAATATTGGCGATTAATGGGAAACGAGCAACTAATTCCATCTTACAAAAATTAGAAAAAAACCTTAGGCCAGGTGAAAAGTTTCATTTGATCCTATCCAGAGCTGGGAAAATCAAAGAAACGATGGTGACCGCATCTGGTTTTTACAAAACAAGAAAATTCGTGGTCTCAGAAGATTGTAGTGCTGAAAAAAAAGAACTCAGAGAATATTTTTTAAGGAACATTGTCTAA
- a CDS encoding methyl-accepting chemotaxis protein, giving the protein MSIKKKIILISLAVISIIIAGIMIVLSMVVRSTLQHNLEEDTKYISSKVTSDISNTLKSPLKKTFAFRKSYENGNIISRADAINYLKSLNKENDIAFAAYCGFEPNAFDGKDSLYKNTKDHDGTGRFIPYIFRDGDKLSSEPLKNVDDPIQGEFYQKPKTTLQTSITSPYIYKVGKTDMFIVSIMEPILRNGKFIGIAGIDISLTTIKSYLDSLKFADGEGKITLISDNHLVLYDGFTHLSEGLDFRSAADPYFYDRIKNKDRNIYEFNDYFHVAVPISIIEKNDPWFARISVPKSQIQSTLNSIIFVTIGLGILGVTLSILSIYFSFQKLVDRRIQSINSSTKKVASGDLRHLIQIDQMDELGSIMVTLNQMIEHLRKLIRIAQKSSGKISETTEKIQNTITELTDLAQNQAASSEEASATVEELNASSETIHSNVLSAVENTETIHQSLGDIQNLMKKILEKVNTFGEISVRANQNAEEGRSMAKETSLAIREIQEKSKTITAFSNVISDIAKRTGLLALNAAIEAARAGESGKGFAVVAEEITKLASQSAESVSQINTLSQEALDSIERGNQQVERLVEVLKKITDEVSLIFISSNEIGPLIEDQSSRTESIYTEVVEITEQVKSIQLSTEEQQRATNELANMTINISNGSQVLSDQSSSMAENAERLGQVTNTLDELLKTFRIEKEV; this is encoded by the coding sequence ATGTCGATCAAAAAGAAAATCATACTGATATCGCTAGCTGTCATCTCTATCATCATTGCAGGGATTATGATTGTCCTTTCGATGGTGGTTAGATCAACTCTACAACATAATTTAGAAGAAGATACAAAATACATTTCTTCTAAAGTCACTAGTGATATCTCGAACACTCTCAAGTCACCCTTGAAAAAAACATTCGCCTTTCGTAAGTCATACGAAAATGGGAATATCATTTCTAGGGCAGATGCGATCAATTATCTTAAATCATTAAACAAAGAAAACGATATCGCTTTTGCGGCGTATTGTGGTTTTGAACCCAATGCATTTGATGGGAAAGATTCACTTTATAAAAACACAAAAGACCATGATGGAACAGGTAGATTCATTCCCTATATCTTTCGAGATGGAGATAAACTATCCTCAGAACCATTGAAGAATGTTGATGATCCCATTCAGGGAGAATTTTACCAAAAACCAAAAACTACCTTACAAACCAGCATCACATCACCTTACATATATAAGGTAGGGAAAACCGACATGTTCATCGTGTCCATCATGGAACCAATTTTACGAAATGGAAAATTCATAGGGATTGCAGGAATTGATATAAGCCTAACAACAATTAAATCATATTTGGATTCATTAAAATTTGCGGATGGTGAAGGAAAAATCACACTGATCTCAGACAATCATTTGGTTTTATATGATGGTTTTACTCACCTTTCAGAAGGATTGGATTTTCGATCGGCAGCTGATCCCTATTTTTATGATCGAATCAAAAATAAAGACAGAAACATTTACGAGTTTAATGATTACTTCCATGTGGCAGTTCCCATCTCCATTATCGAAAAAAATGATCCATGGTTTGCCCGCATCTCTGTACCAAAATCCCAAATCCAATCCACACTCAATTCCATCATCTTTGTGACCATTGGACTTGGAATCTTAGGAGTAACACTTTCCATTTTATCAATTTACTTTAGTTTCCAAAAGTTGGTTGATCGCCGTATCCAATCCATCAATTCATCTACCAAAAAAGTAGCCTCAGGGGACTTAAGGCACCTCATACAAATCGACCAGATGGATGAATTGGGTAGCATCATGGTTACTTTAAACCAAATGATCGAACACTTGCGAAAACTGATTCGGATTGCCCAAAAATCATCTGGTAAAATTAGCGAGACAACTGAAAAAATTCAAAATACAATTACGGAACTGACTGATTTAGCTCAAAACCAAGCAGCCTCTTCCGAAGAAGCAAGTGCCACTGTTGAAGAATTAAATGCATCTTCGGAAACAATTCACAGCAATGTATTGAGTGCAGTTGAAAACACAGAAACCATACACCAATCGTTAGGTGACATTCAAAACCTAATGAAAAAAATATTAGAAAAAGTGAATACGTTTGGAGAGATTTCCGTTCGAGCCAATCAAAATGCAGAAGAAGGTCGTTCTATGGCAAAGGAAACATCTCTTGCAATCAGAGAAATCCAGGAAAAATCCAAAACCATCACTGCTTTTTCCAATGTAATTTCCGATATTGCAAAACGCACTGGTTTACTTGCATTAAATGCTGCTATCGAAGCTGCAAGAGCTGGAGAATCAGGAAAAGGATTTGCTGTGGTTGCAGAAGAAATCACAAAATTAGCAAGCCAATCGGCAGAATCAGTTTCCCAAATCAATACTCTCTCTCAAGAAGCATTGGACTCCATTGAACGTGGGAACCAACAAGTAGAACGATTAGTGGAAGTATTAAAAAAAATCACGGACGAGGTTTCACTCATCTTCATCTCTTCCAATGAAATTGGTCCCCTCATAGAAGACCAAAGTTCTCGCACGGAAAGTATTTACACAGAAGTGGTTGAAATCACAGAACAAGTCAAGTCCATCCAACTTTCAACGGAAGAACAACAAAGGGCAACTAACGAATTGGCGAATATGACAATCAACATTTCAAATGGCTCTCAAGTATTATCAGACCAATCTTCTTCTATGGCAGAAAATGCAGAAAGATTGGGACAGGTGACAAATACTTTGGATGAGTTATTAAAAACCTTTCGGATTGAAAAAGAAGTGTAA
- a CDS encoding VOC family protein translates to MIHHIAIGTTHPSQLAAFYLKIPGSTLIKEHFYESGSIRSVWIQFGSILLMLEDGKRESPKNLVFTLETSKVAEWKEFLRSITIISRTDFTLYFQDPDGNGLGVSTYPEKLSPSLEMS, encoded by the coding sequence ATGATCCATCACATTGCCATAGGAACGACCCATCCAAGCCAATTAGCGGCCTTTTACCTGAAGATTCCAGGCTCTACCCTCATAAAGGAACATTTTTATGAATCTGGATCCATCCGTTCTGTCTGGATCCAATTTGGTTCCATTCTCTTGATGTTGGAAGATGGAAAAAGGGAATCACCCAAAAACCTAGTATTTACATTGGAAACTTCGAAAGTAGCAGAATGGAAAGAATTTTTGAGATCCATCACCATCATTTCGCGTACAGATTTTACATTGTATTTCCAAGATCCTGATGGGAATGGCCTAGGTGTTAGTACCTACCCAGAAAAACTTTCCCCTTCATTAGAAATGAGTTGA
- a CDS encoding TIGR04454 family lipoprotein produces MKKSLILALALGLFLANCKSKVYTQEECESALASTFTQIEEEAKKNPAAAPVLAGLQQGKQKMIDQCMEGKFDPNCLKNAPGIAGIMGCVKK; encoded by the coding sequence ATGAAAAAATCTCTTATCCTTGCGCTCGCTCTCGGGCTATTTTTGGCGAATTGTAAATCCAAAGTGTATACCCAAGAAGAGTGTGAATCTGCGCTTGCAAGTACTTTCACTCAAATTGAGGAAGAAGCTAAAAAGAACCCGGCAGCAGCTCCTGTTCTTGCAGGTTTACAACAAGGCAAACAAAAAATGATCGACCAATGTATGGAAGGAAAATTTGATCCAAACTGCTTAAAAAATGCTCCAGGAATCGCTGGCATTATGGGCTGTGTAAAAAAATAA
- a CDS encoding DMT family transporter — MKENTNVEWKGVAFVLTGALLFSAKAVVVKLTYRYEISAIGSLFFRMLFAFPFLLWMAWSAEKETDKPSLTKKDYWNVILMGVVGYYLASLFDFIGLKFISAGLERIILFIYPTLVVILSFLFLKKKIHVREIFSLILTYTGVSLAFGQDVQLGSPKDVSLGAFFILLSALTYAIYLMGSGSIIPRLGAKRFTAWALIISSIVVFLHFLIFGSYKELIQPISFYLLAFFMGTVNTVVPAVLVSEGIKRVGSKTAAIVGSIGPMSTLFLAYWLLDEPITILHSIGTLFVLTGVFWISTGKKPKEVSV, encoded by the coding sequence GTGAAAGAAAATACAAATGTAGAATGGAAAGGGGTGGCGTTTGTTTTAACTGGAGCGTTACTTTTTAGTGCCAAAGCGGTGGTTGTTAAATTGACTTATCGTTATGAAATTTCTGCTATTGGATCATTATTTTTTCGGATGTTATTTGCCTTCCCATTTCTTTTGTGGATGGCATGGTCCGCAGAGAAAGAAACTGATAAACCTTCCTTAACAAAAAAAGACTATTGGAATGTAATTCTTATGGGAGTAGTCGGTTACTATCTTGCCAGTTTGTTTGACTTTATAGGACTCAAATTCATCAGCGCTGGTCTTGAACGAATCATTTTATTCATTTATCCAACTCTCGTTGTCATTTTATCTTTTTTGTTTTTAAAAAAGAAAATTCACGTAAGGGAAATTTTTTCACTCATTCTTACCTATACAGGTGTATCATTGGCATTTGGACAAGATGTACAATTGGGATCACCTAAGGATGTCAGTTTAGGTGCCTTTTTTATCTTACTTTCTGCGTTAACCTATGCGATTTATCTCATGGGGAGTGGATCCATCATACCTAGGTTAGGTGCAAAAAGATTTACAGCATGGGCACTTATCATTTCTTCCATCGTAGTGTTCCTTCATTTTTTGATTTTTGGAAGTTATAAAGAACTCATCCAACCAATCTCATTTTATTTATTGGCCTTTTTTATGGGAACTGTGAACACCGTTGTTCCGGCTGTTTTAGTATCAGAAGGGATCAAACGAGTGGGCAGTAAAACAGCAGCAATTGTTGGTTCAATTGGACCAATGTCGACTTTATTTTTAGCGTATTGGTTATTGGATGAGCCAATCACCATCCTACATAGTATTGGAACCTTGTTTGTTCTTACAGGTGTTTTTTGGATTAGTACGGGAAAAAAACCAAAAGAAGTCTCAGTTTGA
- a CDS encoding Lsa36 family surface (lipo)protein has translation MKFRIVFLSTVLVTLFAQTELSAQFTCEGSACSFLPSQLTETGNATLKKFEKGYLDEVLKTNLEAGFLANVGASNIGTGTVRRIQIGVSASAAGYKKDDIQIQDDLIKYPKLPNVGGAVIPSFHLDINPGWLLGTDDGSFLRRFGIFLHGMNVAVTQDQLQAASNNKNYEGRIAVRSYGGMLRYQLVEKEGFLMNLITWNGINVGVGHHVMEQNMSLSYLEGKAAQIEFQGVKGKWGGDTNFLFNTKVQTTNVDLRTGIGLFWVANLIVGGGYSWNSGHNSASLSRRGPFIISANQDLPLELPREYQTVLDQQLLAQNPNATLGFRASGESNSKRGIGYGIVGLELDLFMLKVIAEGLYGGKDLYSANLGLKLSF, from the coding sequence ATGAAATTTAGAATCGTTTTCCTTTCCACAGTTTTGGTCACCTTGTTTGCACAAACGGAACTATCTGCCCAATTTACCTGCGAAGGATCAGCTTGTAGTTTTTTACCTTCACAACTCACAGAAACAGGAAATGCTACACTTAAAAAATTCGAGAAAGGTTATCTCGACGAAGTATTAAAAACAAATTTAGAAGCAGGATTTTTGGCCAATGTAGGAGCAAGTAACATTGGAACAGGTACGGTCCGCCGTATCCAAATTGGTGTGAGTGCATCTGCCGCTGGTTATAAAAAAGACGATATCCAAATCCAAGATGATTTAATCAAATACCCAAAACTTCCGAATGTCGGTGGAGCTGTCATCCCTTCCTTTCATTTGGATATTAATCCTGGATGGTTACTTGGAACTGATGATGGTAGTTTTCTTCGTCGATTTGGAATTTTTTTGCATGGAATGAATGTAGCGGTGACACAAGACCAACTCCAAGCCGCATCGAATAACAAAAATTATGAGGGAAGAATCGCCGTACGCTCGTATGGTGGAATGCTTCGTTACCAATTGGTAGAAAAAGAAGGATTTTTAATGAACCTCATCACTTGGAATGGGATCAATGTGGGAGTGGGCCATCATGTGATGGAACAAAACATGAGTCTCAGTTATTTAGAAGGGAAAGCGGCTCAAATTGAATTCCAAGGTGTAAAAGGGAAATGGGGTGGTGACACTAATTTCCTTTTTAATACAAAGGTCCAAACAACCAATGTGGACTTACGAACAGGGATTGGACTCTTTTGGGTGGCAAATTTAATCGTTGGTGGTGGTTACAGTTGGAATTCTGGTCATAACTCTGCCTCCCTCTCTCGTCGAGGTCCTTTCATCATTTCAGCCAACCAAGATTTACCATTGGAACTTCCTAGAGAATACCAGACAGTCCTTGACCAACAACTCCTTGCCCAAAATCCAAATGCCACTCTTGGTTTTCGTGCCAGCGGAGAATCCAATTCGAAACGTGGGATTGGCTATGGGATTGTTGGTTTGGAATTGGACTTGTTCATGCTAAAAGTCATTGCCGAGGGATTGTATGGTGGCAAAGACCTCTACTCGGCAAATTTAGGACTCAAACTCTCTTTTTAG
- a CDS encoding methyl-accepting chemotaxis protein produces MNLYKRYTRSFIMASQVFSLGVVVPIGIALILFYVDLSSTQIKTFLGATVIAALITLLLPSLIFPKKLKSIKEGLLELESQSEKNPETYTKVWDTIARMPVIGATVGASQWALAIPIVLVPVLYLPETSKSDGFYIICSLILTALLNIIISFVFLEKASHIVLDDDIFQSELNDRITPYYRNLKNTVPVMFSFMVMVLSIFLLIYSFNVNAKALEKAFSNQLYNFNQSNEAGINVYFEAVENTLKDVASLPSVKQALETRNYKLAVPALEKAYGDTQLLLENAFIATFDEGSPIVASGLPGGGSVGYKLVANPEISENIKASKEGKSHVGVAVKSPFNGQIVIMITTPVKNANGTVVGFVGMPFLVGKAMESFLKNVKIGTTGYSFLLDRESTMVYHPNPKYLMNSFKGSEFEKLALNAGETDSFRNPWEGSTFLLRRKVSTKYGIQFFSTIDLKEIEVESLSSLRGLTVISLIGSIIIALSIYMLFSARFHPMKTIGKVLQNVEVGDLRTKVKLESSDEFARLSRGLNATLKQIIEVVGSNQAFSEDLASSAEQMSASLNMLSSNAQTQAASAEEISASIEEISAAVQNVDAQAEDQFRKVDFLKAKMAELSSLIEATGKQVGKASQDVNQISEEAKLGQSSLDSMRNSISKISNSSEEIGSVIEIINNISEQINLLALNAAIEAARAGVYGRGFAVVADEIGKLAEKTAISINDIGELIQANEKEIESGRDTIETTISLIQRIIQGVSSFDEMTDTIEKSTKEQLIINHKVGEEVDKVNQISQAIRLSMEEQKNAIGEVAQAIFSINDLTQGTAAGLEEMTATANGIANLAETLKRKINFFKIS; encoded by the coding sequence ATGAATTTGTATAAACGTTACACACGTTCCTTCATCATGGCCTCCCAAGTATTTTCCTTGGGAGTAGTGGTTCCCATAGGGATTGCTCTCATCTTATTTTATGTCGATTTAAGTTCCACTCAGATTAAGACCTTTTTAGGTGCAACGGTAATTGCAGCTCTCATCACGTTACTGCTTCCCAGTTTGATCTTCCCGAAAAAATTAAAGTCCATTAAAGAGGGTTTACTCGAACTTGAGTCCCAGTCGGAGAAAAACCCAGAAACGTATACAAAAGTATGGGATACCATTGCCAGAATGCCAGTGATTGGAGCAACTGTTGGTGCCTCCCAATGGGCATTGGCAATTCCGATAGTTCTCGTTCCGGTATTATATTTACCCGAAACAAGTAAATCGGATGGATTTTATATCATTTGTAGTTTGATTCTGACTGCACTTCTCAATATCATCATTTCGTTTGTATTTTTAGAGAAAGCATCTCACATTGTACTCGATGATGATATCTTCCAATCAGAACTCAATGATCGGATCACTCCTTATTATCGTAATTTAAAAAATACAGTGCCCGTGATGTTTTCTTTTATGGTAATGGTACTCTCCATTTTTCTTTTGATTTATTCATTTAATGTAAATGCAAAGGCATTGGAAAAAGCATTTTCAAACCAATTGTACAATTTTAACCAAAGTAATGAAGCAGGGATTAATGTTTATTTTGAAGCAGTCGAAAATACATTAAAGGATGTCGCTTCTTTGCCTTCCGTCAAACAGGCGCTAGAAACACGTAATTATAAATTAGCAGTACCTGCTTTGGAAAAAGCTTACGGTGATACGCAGTTACTCCTTGAAAATGCGTTTATTGCAACCTTTGATGAAGGGTCTCCAATTGTTGCTTCAGGACTACCTGGCGGAGGAAGTGTTGGTTACAAACTTGTGGCCAATCCCGAAATTTCCGAAAACATCAAAGCCTCCAAAGAAGGTAAGTCACATGTTGGGGTTGCTGTTAAATCACCATTTAACGGTCAGATTGTGATCATGATCACAACCCCTGTGAAAAATGCAAATGGGACAGTGGTGGGATTTGTTGGAATGCCATTTCTCGTAGGGAAGGCAATGGAATCCTTCCTAAAAAATGTGAAAATTGGTACCACAGGTTATTCGTTTTTACTCGACCGAGAGTCCACGATGGTTTACCATCCAAATCCAAAATACTTAATGAATAGTTTCAAAGGTTCTGAATTTGAAAAGCTTGCCCTGAATGCTGGTGAAACGGATTCATTTCGTAACCCTTGGGAAGGTTCAACATTCTTACTCCGAAGAAAAGTCAGCACAAAGTATGGAATTCAGTTTTTTTCTACCATAGATCTTAAAGAAATTGAAGTTGAAAGTTTGTCATCTTTACGAGGTTTAACGGTCATTAGTTTGATTGGTTCCATTATTATTGCACTTTCGATTTATATGTTGTTTTCTGCAAGGTTTCATCCAATGAAAACAATCGGAAAGGTTTTACAAAATGTAGAAGTGGGAGACTTGCGAACCAAAGTAAAGTTGGAATCTTCTGATGAATTTGCTCGCCTTTCTCGAGGACTGAATGCAACACTTAAACAAATTATAGAAGTAGTTGGCTCCAACCAAGCATTCTCTGAAGATTTGGCTTCTTCCGCAGAACAAATGTCAGCTTCACTGAATATGTTGTCATCGAATGCACAAACTCAAGCTGCATCTGCTGAAGAAATCTCTGCTTCTATTGAAGAAATTTCTGCTGCAGTTCAGAATGTAGATGCCCAAGCAGAAGACCAATTCCGCAAAGTTGATTTTTTAAAAGCAAAAATGGCGGAACTTTCAAGTCTCATCGAAGCGACAGGCAAACAGGTTGGAAAGGCATCACAGGATGTGAATCAAATTTCAGAGGAAGCAAAATTAGGGCAATCATCACTTGATTCAATGCGGAATTCCATTTCAAAAATCAGTAATAGTTCGGAAGAAATTGGAAGTGTGATTGAAATCATCAATAATATCTCGGAACAAATCAACTTACTCGCGTTAAACGCCGCTATTGAAGCAGCAAGGGCGGGAGTTTATGGTCGTGGGTTTGCCGTGGTGGCAGATGAAATTGGGAAACTCGCCGAAAAAACTGCCATTTCAATCAATGACATTGGCGAACTCATCCAAGCAAACGAGAAGGAAATTGAAAGTGGTCGAGATACAATTGAAACCACAATTTCTCTCATCCAAAGGATCATCCAAGGTGTGAGTTCGTTTGATGAAATGACGGACACCATTGAAAAAAGTACCAAGGAACAGCTCATCATCAACCACAAGGTAGGGGAAGAGGTGGACAAGGTGAACCAAATCAGCCAAGCCATCCGGCTCTCCATGGAAGAGCAAAAAAATGCGATTGGAGAGGTTGCCCAAGCTATTTTTAGCATCAATGACCTCACCCAAGGGACTGCTGCAGGCCTTGAAGAAATGACTGCGACTGCCAATGGGATCGCAAACTTAGCGGAAACCCTAAAAAGAAAGATCAATTTCTTTAAAATCTCGTAG
- a CDS encoding ArsR/SmtB family transcription factor — protein sequence MATETLQSIRSASQILAATKAISDETRIRILHILSFGAFSVNEVVEILGMGQSRISRHLKILTEAGLIGSRREGSLVYSFLPDEEGFGFKFPLELTKLLLSYKEELPSREKDQKMVHQILEAREKKSKSFFDGVAESWEKLQEETLHPKLYRSWILQELPLCENIVDLGCGPGSLIPFLLNKAKHVTGVDNSSRMIEKASIHFAKNPSVSLIQTPMEHLPLSSNSCDAVVASMVMHHISHPPTVLEEIVRVLKPGGVLCIVDLEKHNSEYMRDNFADLWLGFEPELFESWLSNAGFKVESIGEIQTESSFKILTIKATKE from the coding sequence ATGGCAACGGAAACCCTTCAATCCATCCGCAGTGCTTCACAAATCCTAGCAGCCACCAAGGCCATTTCTGATGAAACCAGGATTCGGATCCTCCATATCTTAAGTTTTGGGGCATTTTCAGTGAATGAAGTGGTGGAAATTTTGGGTATGGGTCAATCACGGATCTCCCGCCATTTAAAAATCCTAACAGAAGCAGGGCTTATCGGTTCGAGACGTGAAGGCAGTTTGGTTTACAGTTTTTTACCAGATGAAGAGGGATTTGGATTTAAATTCCCTTTAGAGCTCACCAAATTATTGTTATCTTATAAAGAAGAACTGCCTTCCAGAGAAAAGGACCAAAAAATGGTTCATCAAATTTTAGAAGCACGTGAGAAAAAATCGAAATCATTTTTTGATGGAGTTGCAGAGAGTTGGGAAAAATTACAAGAAGAAACCTTACACCCAAAACTCTATCGTTCCTGGATTTTACAAGAGTTACCCCTTTGCGAAAACATTGTAGACTTGGGATGTGGGCCTGGGAGTCTTATCCCTTTTTTGCTCAATAAAGCAAAACATGTTACGGGAGTTGATAACTCTTCCCGTATGATTGAAAAAGCATCCATTCATTTTGCAAAAAATCCAAGTGTGAGTCTCATCCAAACACCTATGGAACATTTGCCACTTTCATCTAACTCCTGCGATGCGGTAGTAGCGTCTATGGTTATGCATCATATTTCTCATCCACCTACAGTTTTAGAAGAGATTGTTCGTGTATTAAAACCTGGTGGAGTATTGTGTATTGTCGATTTAGAGAAACACAATTCAGAATACATGAGAGATAATTTTGCAGATTTATGGCTTGGGTTTGAACCAGAATTATTTGAATCATGGTTATCAAATGCAGGTTTCAAAGTCGAATCCATTGGAGAAATCCAAACAGAATCAAGTTTTAAAATTTTAACAATCAAAGCAACAAAGGAATAA